Proteins found in one Homalodisca vitripennis isolate AUS2020 chromosome 4, UT_GWSS_2.1, whole genome shotgun sequence genomic segment:
- the LOC124359553 gene encoding rhomboid-related protein 4-like isoform X1: MRPGNRRQPRLELGVILLLSEMFNMGFGTIPRVTLFTILGQVLLYLGVINVPWSKWDVCISGDAVLRTKDYRRFILSTFEHGDDMHLYYNMISFIIKGRTLENRYGSSNFAVLLAFLVVITNSFYIALAKFGSEFLEDYSMMRSCAIGFSGVLFALKVITTAETAPGTAYIMGLPMPSKYAAWAELLIIHLMVPNASFMGHLAGILAGCLYTSTFIGKVIDSIISNITGWPIFHEHQSRFTPPSSSSYSNNYDSQGFRAGAYGSQFGNSGFNGFGPNIFQRTYTTREQEYGWRY, from the exons ATGCGTCCAGGAAACAGAAGACAACCTAGGTTGGAATTAGGAGTGATCTTGTTGCTTTCAGAAATGTTTAATATGGGTTTTGGCACAATCCCAAGAGTTACTCTGTTTACAATCCTAGGACAG gTTCTCTTGTACTTGGGAGTGATAAATGTTCCTTGGTCCAAGTGGGACGTCTGTATCAGTGGCGATGCGGTCCTAAGAACTAAGGACTACAGACGTTTCATACTCTCCACATTTGAACATGGGGATGACATGCATCTGTATTACAACATGATATCATTCATCATCAAAGGGCGAACATTAGAAAATAGATACGGGAGTTCCAATTTTGCAGTGTTGCTGGCTTTTTTAGTGGTGATAACTAACAGCTTTTACATTGCACTGGCTAAGTTTGGGAGTGAGTTTTTAGAAGATTACTCAATGATGAGATCCTGTGCTATTGGATTTTCAG GTGTGCTGTTTGCCCTGAAAGTAATAACAACAGCAGAAACAGCACCTGGCACCGCCTACATCATGGGACTGCCCATGCCATCCAAGTACGCTGCCTGGGCAGAATTGCTGATCATCCACTTGATGGTGCCCAATGCCTCATTCATGGGTCACCTGGCTGGTATACTTGCAGGCTGCCTCTACACCAGCACTTTTATTGGCAAAGTAATTGATTCGATCATCTCCAATATAACAG GGTGGCCAATTTTCCATGAGCATCAGTCCAGGTTCACTCCTCCCAGCTCCAGTTCCTACAGCAACAATTATGACTCACAGGGTTTCAGAGCAGGTGCATATGGTTCACAATTTGGTAATAGTGGATTCAACGGCTTCGGTCCCAACATATTTCAAAGGACATATACAACAAGAGAGCAAGAGTATGGGTGGCGTTACTAA
- the LOC124359553 gene encoding rhomboid-related protein 4-like isoform X2, whose protein sequence is MVLLYLGVINVPWSKWDVCISGDAVLRTKDYRRFILSTFEHGDDMHLYYNMISFIIKGRTLENRYGSSNFAVLLAFLVVITNSFYIALAKFGSEFLEDYSMMRSCAIGFSGVLFALKVITTAETAPGTAYIMGLPMPSKYAAWAELLIIHLMVPNASFMGHLAGILAGCLYTSTFIGKVIDSIISNITGWPIFHEHQSRFTPPSSSSYSNNYDSQGFRAGAYGSQFGNSGFNGFGPNIFQRTYTTREQEYGWRY, encoded by the exons ATG gTTCTCTTGTACTTGGGAGTGATAAATGTTCCTTGGTCCAAGTGGGACGTCTGTATCAGTGGCGATGCGGTCCTAAGAACTAAGGACTACAGACGTTTCATACTCTCCACATTTGAACATGGGGATGACATGCATCTGTATTACAACATGATATCATTCATCATCAAAGGGCGAACATTAGAAAATAGATACGGGAGTTCCAATTTTGCAGTGTTGCTGGCTTTTTTAGTGGTGATAACTAACAGCTTTTACATTGCACTGGCTAAGTTTGGGAGTGAGTTTTTAGAAGATTACTCAATGATGAGATCCTGTGCTATTGGATTTTCAG GTGTGCTGTTTGCCCTGAAAGTAATAACAACAGCAGAAACAGCACCTGGCACCGCCTACATCATGGGACTGCCCATGCCATCCAAGTACGCTGCCTGGGCAGAATTGCTGATCATCCACTTGATGGTGCCCAATGCCTCATTCATGGGTCACCTGGCTGGTATACTTGCAGGCTGCCTCTACACCAGCACTTTTATTGGCAAAGTAATTGATTCGATCATCTCCAATATAACAG GGTGGCCAATTTTCCATGAGCATCAGTCCAGGTTCACTCCTCCCAGCTCCAGTTCCTACAGCAACAATTATGACTCACAGGGTTTCAGAGCAGGTGCATATGGTTCACAATTTGGTAATAGTGGATTCAACGGCTTCGGTCCCAACATATTTCAAAGGACATATACAACAAGAGAGCAAGAGTATGGGTGGCGTTACTAA